The following nucleotide sequence is from Apodemus sylvaticus chromosome 2, mApoSyl1.1, whole genome shotgun sequence.
AAGCAGCCTGTGTTTTTATTTGCTCAATCTGGAAACCCTACAGAAGCCCCAACAGCACGGGGCTCAGAATGCaaatggcttttttctttctcaccCCCCTCTCTGACTCAAGGTAGGGAACAGAGTCCAGGGTCTGGCGACTTTCAGGGCCTCCGCTCTCTGGCCCCCCTCTCCCCGCAGCCTCAGCTGTTCACAGACAAGAGCATTCCTTGTCTTATTCTTTTCTAGGATCATTCTGGAAAATGTTTGAAACCAGAAGTGCCCTGGGTTGTGCAACGGGCCTGGAGAGGGAGGGCTCTTTTGCAAATAGGGTGATGCAACGTTTGAAAACATGCTCGCCGGCCCCATTCTCCCTTGGGATGGAAGCAGGATCTGGACATTTGGCCACAGGAGGCCTTGGGCAGGCATTCGAGGGTGGGGGTTGCAAGGCCCTGGTAAGCATGCAGTCCTAACCTGGCCTCCCTTGTTCCCTCTGCAGTCACCACAGGCTCGGCCAGGCCAGCATGGTGGACCACATGCTTCCAGTGGACGAGACCTTCTCGTCACCGAAATGCCCAGTGGGTTACCTGGGGGATCGGCTGGCCGGCCGGCAGCCATACCACATGTTGCCCTCGCCCATCTCTGAGGATGACAGCgatgtctccagcccctgctcTTGTGCCAGCCCTGACTCGCAAGCCTTCTGTTCCTGCTACAGTGCAGGTCCAGGTCCTGAAGCCCAGGGCAGCATATTGGATTTCCTCCTGTCCCGGGccacactgggcagtggtggtggcaatgGAGGCGTTGGAGATAGCAGTGGCCCTGTGACCTGGGGATCATGGAGGAGAACCTCTGTGCCTGTGAAGGAGGAACATTTCTGCTTCCCTGAATTTCTGTCAGGGGACCCCGATGATGTCTCCAGGCCCTTCCAGCCTACCCTGGAGGAGATTGAAGAATTCCTGGAAGAGAACATGGAGGCTGAGGTCAAGGAGGCCCCAGAGGATGGCAGCAGGGACCTGGAGACCTGTAGCCAGCTCTCAGCTGGGTCACACCGGAGCCACCTTCATCCAGAGTCTGCTGGGAGAGAGCGCTGTACCCCACCACCAGGTGGTGCCAGTGGGGGTGGTGCCCAAGGTGCAGGTGAGGGGCCAGCACAGGATGGCCCCTTGCCGGTGCTACTGCAGATCCAGCCTGTTGCTGTGAAGCAGGAGGCAGGTGCAGGGCCAGCCTCCCCGGGGCAGGCCCCAGAGAGCGTCAAGGTCGCCCAGCTTCTGGTCAACATCCAGGGGCAGACCTTTGCGCTCCTGCCTCAAGTGGTACCATCCTCCAACTTGAACCTGCCCTCAAAGTTTGTGCGAATTGCGCCTGTGCCCATTGCTGCCAAACCGATTGGCTCAGGATCCCTAGGGCCCGGCCCAGCTGGCCTCCTTGTGGGCCAGAAGTTCCCCAAGAACCCAGCAGCAGAACTTCTCAAAATGCACAAATGCACTTTCCCAGGCTGCAGCAAGATGTACACGAAGAGCAGCCACCTCAAGGCCCACCTGCGCCGGCACACAGGCGAGAAGCCCTTCGCCTGCACCTGGCCGGGCTGCGGCTGGAGGTCAGTATTTTTGGACAGGCTGTGCGCAAGCAAGTAGGCACATCTCTGCTCACCTGAGTGTGTGACAAGGCCCCCTTTGTCCATTAGATGAGGTGGATTAGGAAAGGAGCGGGAGATGGGCAGGGGGCAGGATCAGAGATGGCACAGTTGTCCCACTTGGAGACTAAAGCTGGAAGCCACCTGGTCTCTGGTCTCTTTAAAGGCCAGGTAAGGCTTGCTCAGGCTTGGGCTATGTGGGGTGTCTCAGGCTGggatggaaggaagaggaggggctggGCTGAAGGAGAAGGAAACTCAGCTAAGGAGCAGATGCGTTTGGTGGCACATGGGCACAAGCCAGAGGCCCATGCAGGCCTTACAGCACCTCCAGGTAAGTACCACCATCATACCTATGACATTTTTGATCAGGAACATAGAAACTCTGATTGGCTAACAACCGCCCAGGCCGCAGCACTCTGAGTGAACTGTGAGCCCCAAGACTCGAACTACAAAATGGCACTTCCCTCCAGCCTGGGGATGAAAACTGCTCACAAGTGTGGGCTAAGCTTTGGGGACCTGGAGCTGTGTTTGGGAAGCCACAGAGAACAAccagaaggaaggacagatggcTGTGATATGGGGACAAAGGTGGCAGAATACCCCAGACTTATGTTCCAGACAACAGGGTGCCCAGCTGTTCAGGGCAAGGGGCCTCAGATGGCCAGACGTGGGACCAGAGGCCATGGAACCCTACAGTCACCCTGGCCTGGCCTCTGAAGGCTGCTTATTTTCTTCAGGAGGCTGGTGGCCTGCATAGTTAGAGTAATTTGGCCAGGTAGAGGATGCTCTGGCCTTGGTAGCTAGGGTATGTGCCAGCAGTGTTggtgtgcatctgtctgtctgtctgtctgtccgtctgatGTGGTGCATCTGTGTGCTAAGGACTGACAGAGAGCTAGACCACCTGAACAGATGCCTGCTGTGTATAGGCACACTTGCTTATGTATTGTGTGATCATATGTGTCTTGTACCTGGTGTGGGTCACACCAGGTCACGGAGGTGGCGTCATGAGTCAGCCTTTGGCTCTGAGTTGATGGTGCTAGTCCCAGGGCAGGTGCTGCCCTGCAGAGCTTGAACAATGAGAGATGACAATGACAGAACTTCCCTTCTGGCTCCAAATTAGTCAGAAAAGGACCCCTCCCCGACCCCAGGCAGTGTCTTGGGTTGTGGAGGCCCTTCCTGAGAGGCACCACTGTCTTCTCACAATTTTTCAAAGGCTAGGCTCCCTagacctgtctccacctctctgaGCCATGTCTTTTAGTGAATAGATCCAGTGCAGGACTGTGAGGTAGTAAGTGGGTGTGTTGTAGAGCAAGAGGGGACCAGACAGAGAGGCCTGGAGGGAGGGGTGTttactggggaaggggagaacaATGGACCCTGTTTGGAGGAGGCAGTGGACAGGGGTCATGAGCCCACCCTGGATTGCGGTTTCCTGTCTGGCCCTTTTTGTTTCCTGGAGCCCTGAGCTAGTGTGGGGGGTGTCACTGTGCCCTCCTTTTATGAAGTGAACTTCCACTTTCCCACAGTCAAACTCTGAAGAGGAACCTCAAAGGTGTCCTTCCTGGGACACTGGCCGGTGCTCACACTCACAGGGACTCATGGGCAATCCACTAAACAGCCTTTACCAGAGAGTCCTCACTCGGAGGCTCGCTTGCCCTGCACGCTGACCGACGCTGCCCATTTAAGTGGTGTCTCCAGAGGGCCAGGGGCCAGGCAGGAGCTACAGGCTATGAGGTGTGGTCAGGATGAGGGCTGGGAGGCAGGCCATTGCCCACCACACTGCTGCCCCGGGAAGCACGAGGGTCCAAGGCCAGTCTTAGCTCTGACCCTGAACCTTGCATTGGATTCACTGTTTAGGCAGAGCCTGCTCAGCAGGACTAGGGGCGTGGTGTGCCTGTCAAGGTCCCTGTGCAGCATCTGCCTCCAGAAAGGGCTGGTCGCGTGAGTATGTGCGATCCTTGGGGTCTTTTTGGGTATCAGAAGCCCAGGAGTTGTGCATAGAAGGTTTGCAGTTCCCCGCATGTGGCTAGTCTTCTACCCAGAGGCTGTGGCAATGCCTTCCTCAGTTTCCTCCAGCTggctttctgagatagggtctctcacggGACCTAGAGCACATGGGAGGGCTgggctggccagccagtgagctTCGGCCTGTCCCTGTCCTGCCAGCACCGTGCATCCAGGTAGACCCTACTGTGTGAGCGCCAGGGATCTAAACCTGGGTCCTTCCTcctgtttgcacagcaagcactttgccagATGGGCCACGTCCTGAGGCCCTGGGCTGTGCCTTTTTCTACTGTGCTCCTGGCTGTGGGAAAGGACAGGGTACACTCTGAGCGTGATATACCTTAGTTCCTTAACTCATAAAATTAGATGGTGAGGTGGGCCCAGCGGAGGAAACAGCAGTTAAGTACATTCTCTGCTGCCATGCAGCTTAAAAgtagctggggtgtgtgtgtgtaggtgtgtgtgtgtatgtgtgtgtgtgtagggggtggcacacgcctttaaacccaacactcaaaggcagaggcaggaagatctctgagtttgaggccagcctggtacagaaTGGGTTCcaagactgccagggctacagaaatcctgtctcagggcGGGGGAAGTGCCGGAGTGAGGAAGGAGTTTAACAGCTGTTTGCTCCTCCCTCGTGCTAGACTCAGTACTCCACAGTCCTGCACACCTCCCTGGGAGAGCCTCTGAGGAGAAGAGGCCCCTCCTCCACCTGCAGCTGGGCCTGGCTGGTCCAGCCTGTTCTGTGCTTCCCATCTGGCCCTGCTGCTGGCCCGAGCCCCCGCCCTGCCCCCACTCCTCATCCCAGGAGACTGCTCCACAGCTGAGGTGGCACCTGTCCCAGTCCAAAGCCCACTCACTGCCTTCTGCTTTTGTGCACCCAAgattccctctctttccctgttGGGTCGTAATTTTGCGAGCAGGAAGAGCTAAAGCCAGCCTGCCCGCTCTGGTCTGACCATCTGGGAAGTGGCTGTTCGCCGCCTTCCTAGAAGTTTCCTCTCTCGCTCACAGACATAGGCCTCCTTTGTTCCCTGCAGTGGAACATCCTGTTCCAGAGTGGCCAAGCCGCTCCTTCCAGAAAGAATCTCGCTGGGCCATAACTAAAGTGAATATTAATAGCTGTCAGCAGCCTGTGTGGCATGTTCTGCCGATGTCCATGGTGGACACAGGAGGCCCAGAGGGAGACGGTGGACTCCAAAGCCACTGTTGGAGGAGCAGGACACGGGATTCAAACTTAGTGGTCTGGTTTCAGGCCAGTGTGTTTAGCTATCGTTACTGCTGCCCATAAGCAGGGATGTGCCTCTGGCCTTGTTGTTATCAGACGCTCCCCGTACTATCTGCCGGTTGTGCACCACACGCACAGCCTTCGGGCCTGCAGCTTCTGGAATTTGGCTATTGACAACATCTTTCTGACATTTCTGACATCACAGCTCCCATGCTGGCATTACTGGTGGCCCCTGTGCTTGCTTTGCTCTGAGACCCAATAGCAGTTGTCCTGAGCCTGCCCCACAGATGCCAGGCACCAGGTCTTTGCTGTGTATCCGTCAGACCCCGTGCTCTACCCCATGCCTTCAGTGGGAGCTTACAGTTCTTAAATTGCCACATCTGGAGCCTCACTGCCATGGTCCTCTGAGATAGGTCTGTCGTTTCTGTCTTGAGGCAGGGAAACTGGAGTTTAGCAAGTTTGCAAACTACCCATACCCCAAGGCTGTGTCCTGCCTAGCTGAGATTTCTCTTATCTTGCTCCAGTGTTGCCTCAGGCTTCTCCTTTGGCTGTTATCAAAGGGTTTGACCCAGTGTGGCAGGGTCCATCTTCAGGCCAGTTACAAGGACAGTCTTGTCAGGTACCAAGAAACTATGGCAGCAGAGAGGGGTTCTGGAATGAGGACAGCTTGTTCTCTGGCATGGTTTCCTCTGAGCTGCCTGTCCCTCTTAGGGTGTCATATAACAAGAGGACTGTTACCCATTCCCTGGAAGGCGGGCAGGAAGTGAGAGAAGGAACTCAGGCCCAGGATGCTCAGAACCATTGGAGTGGGGATTGTGAAGCCTGTTCTTCCTTGAGTATAGGTGTGTGTCCAGGTCCTGCTTGAGGCGTGTGACTATGGCACAGGGTCCTGGGAACAGAACTACCAGGCCAGGGGAGAAGGTCTTGTCATAGTCTCAGGTATTCTAAGTCCCCTGGTGCCTAGGACAGGGTTGCAGGGCACCTCTACATGCTCAGCCAGCAGCACGGGAGACTGAGGTCCTTGgtgttcctgcctgcctgctcttgGTACCACTGTTCTCATGTTTCCCAGGCTGAGGTCAGTGTGGCCCACTACAGGATCAGAGCTGAGATGGCCGTAGCCCCCGACAACCGAGTGTGACGAATCTGCTGCCCACCTAATCTGCATCACCAAGCGGCCCCTGTCTAGAAGGGGGCGGTGCCAGGCCTGGGGTTCCTGGGTGTTCCTGGGAGTGTATGCAGTAGACAGTGTGTGACAATCCTGTCTCAACCTGAGGTGCCAGCCGAGGCCCCTCTGTTTAAGTTCCCCTCTGAGCACCGAGAACTGGGAGTGTGCCTCCTTCCTGGAGCTGACACTGTCTAGGGACAGCTGAGCATCGAGATGCTGAGACTAAGTTTTAAATGCCATGGGGCTGAAGGTGTAGCTCGGTGGTGCAGCGCTGGTCTAGCACGTTCGAGCTTCGATCCCTAGCACCCGCAAAAGGAAAGATTATCAAATGGTGGGTGATGCTGTGGGGGCCAAGGATGCAGGCTCCTGAGGAGGTGACATTTGGGCTAAACTCTGGTGAGGAGGGGATAGAGGAGATGGACAGAGTGAAGTCCAAATCAGTGAGGCACAGAGGAGCCCAGTGAGTAGTGGTGGAGAAGGGAGGTCCTGAGATCCTGTTGCTGAACAGACGCCAAATGGAGGGACTCTCAGGTCCTGGAAGTTTGAAAAGCAGCCTGGGCATATTAAGGCTGGCCCTGGTTCCTGCCTGTCCTGTGGATGTCTGTTTCTGGGTCTGCAGTGACTGAGAGACAGATGTGCCAGGAAGCCGTTTAAGGACTTAGGAATACCATTCAGGTATCTTTGGGGGCAATTCAGAAGGCCTCATGTCCAGATCTGCAGGGTGCCAGAGCCTGGCAGGCCCAAGTCTAAGGTCCTTCCCTGTTGCCAACAGAAGGAGAGAAGTCAGGCACCTGTGGTCTGAGGAGTCTGCCTCCATTGCTGGGCCTGTGTCACCTCTGGCTGGTCTTCACAGGCCTTTTAGGGATATGTCTTCCAGGGGAAGGTGGGACTGGTGGACCAAACACTGCTGACCTACTGTTGCTAGTACTGGAGTGAGCCAGTCCCAGGTGGCTAACAGCCTTAGGTCTCTTTCCATATGGAACAGCCAGATATGTGGGAAGTAGGCCCTGGCCAGGAGAGCAAACCTGTGGGCCTCTTGCCCTCAAGGAGGTCTCAGGGACACTGGGGCTTGCCAAGAACTCCTTGGATGGCTATAGATGTGGTCTAAGCACATCTAAGGCAGGCTTAAAATCCAGCCTGGCTTTGCCTGGCCCACAGTGCCCTCCCGCTGCCTGCCCCCTCCGAcctacccctccccctgcctccactggCTTTGAAGTCACTTGTGGCAGTGCCCACGATGGCCTGGCTGACCACCGTGTCCTACAGGTTTTCCCGCTCAGATGAGTTGTCACGGCACCGGCGATCTCACTCGGGTGTGAAGCCGTACCAGTGTCCCGTGTGCGAGAAGAAATTCGCGCGGAGTGACCACCTCTCCAAACACATCAAGGTGCATCGCTTCCCACGAAGCAGCCGCGCAGTACGCGCCATCAACTGAGCGCAGTGgccgccctcccctcccccagctccacgttttgtttttaaatgcaaTAACTTATTGCCTCTTTTCAGAAGGATGTGACAATAttaccagcccccaccccccaccccttctgAATCCTAGGAGGTATGACCCAGAGCCACCATGGCTGCCTTTCCAGGGAAGACCGAGAGTCCCTAAGGTCCCTGGGGGCTGGTTCCCCGGTGGCCCAGGTGGCCCAGGCAGGCCTGTGCCCTTGTGCCTTTGTGCCTTCCTGCCAGCTGGAAGCAGTGTTTGGGGGGCCCTTGCCCTCCTCCCATTGGGCTCCCTACCTGGGCCAAAGCCAACATTATTGCTGGGGAAGAAGTATTTTGGCTGTGTCAAAATAGTAGCTCCCAGAAGAAGCCATGCTGGGAAAAAGGAAGTAGGTCAAAAGCATAAGGCTTCGCTGTGGTGTGAGGACCGCCATATGCCAGAGACCTTTGAGGGTCCAGGAGCATGGCCACCCTCGCTCTAGGCTGTGACGCATGTGCTTAAATGCAAGACAAATGGAGCCATCTCCATCCCTGCCCAGCCTGGCTCACCCGCCTCCAGACACCAGCCTCCCTCCGGTGCGAGGAGAAGGGGACAGGTCTGGTGGATGCAAAGCGACTAGCTAGCGCCTCCCAGTCTGACTTAGATTTGCATTCCTCATCAGGTCTAGAAATTAGTACCAACTGAACTAGCTTGTTTTGACAGGTCTATTTCACATCCTATGAATGTATGTAAATAAACTGTACATAGGTACGCATCtacataaaatatcttttaataacACGTTGACATTTGTgtaaatttgaaatttaaaaaattctataaaGTTGGTGTACATATGTTAcaattatgtatattttctttggtccttcataaaaaaaaatatatttactttgccaataaaaagagaacaaaagaactCAACCGTTCTTTGGCCCTGTATTCCTCCGCTGGCCTGGGACATGGGGGTGATTCTGGGGCTCTGCTTCTTCCAGATCCCTTCATGGACTTTGCTCTCTTCAGTGCATGCTCAGATGTCACCTGTGCAGAGTGTCTCAGGCCAGCAAATCTTGCCATTTGAGACCCTTGCTGGGCACTTTTGTGTGCTGAGTGAGGCTACCATCATACGTTCTGTTGGCCTTCCCCGAGAAAGTGGCTGCGTGGTTTCCTCCCTGCACAGTAACTTTGCCATCTAAGGAGTCTTCTCCAGGCAGGGGATGGGCTTAggtcccttcctctgcctccccaattcCCTGGGATAGATACTTAGGGTTTCTGCCATGGAGTTCTGCTGCTGGGTTTGCATCCAGGCACACGCCCTCTACTGGGCTCTAAGGTGAAGGGAGCAGATACCGAGGGGACCTGTGAGTCTGTAGGGAATGAGCCTCCTCAGCACTTCAGCCCCAGGAAGACCTTCCAGGTTCACCTGCGCACAGTGTAAGGTGAGCACCTTCTAGAAAGGGACTTTTCCTATTGACCCCACTAAAATAGCTGGCTGCTGTGTGGGCCAGGGTTTCCCAGGAGCCCCTCGAGATCTGGAAGCAACTGGCAGGTAGGTTTTACAGCAGAGAGATCCTATACCATGTGGCGTGAAGCTGTGAGACCACTATTCTGGGGGTCTGGGGTAGGCCTGCTAATCTGTCCTGTCCGGTGAGAGCTGGCAGCCATTGAGTCATTGAGCATTCATTCACACATCTGATTAGAGGATGGGCATACCATCTGACCAGCTTGCAACCTCTGCCCTTTGCCTGTGACCGCGTGTACCTTCTGAGGACAAACAGACCCTGGGGGAAATGAGACACTGATTTCCAGCTGTGTTAGCGTAATTTCTCTTCATCATTAAACAATCAATGTGGCCACAGATACAAGGGGCATTGCAGGGACAGAGGAAGTTATGGTCATGCTGGTGGCATTGAAGAAGGAACAAAGCATGTCCACCATGGCCgaggatgaatggatggacatGTTCTTCCCCTTGTCAGCCCATGGCCAGAAGCTCGGTTATTCCATCCAGCTCAGCTGTGAGCCATcttggggagaggagaggtgcAGATGTAAGTCAGCATGGGCTCAGGATCCTCACCCTAGTCCTGTATTCTCACCCCCGCACAGCAGGGGAGACTGAGGTAGGGCACAGCAAGACAGAGAGGGCTTAGGGTTACTGCAGCCTCCCTCAAGCAGCCTCTCAGTGCTGCCACTTTGGGTGGGTTTCTGCTACTCCAGATTGCCACTGGACCTTGCACAACAGGCTGAGGGGAAAATCCCTGGTAGCACACTGGGTAATGGTAAGTCAGGGTTAGAGCCTGTGTTGCAACAGAGTGGAGTCTGGGAAACGGTCCTCAGTGCTTTCAGTGGCTGGAAGAGAAGTCTTTGTCCTGTTCTAGGTGCTGAGAAGGCAGAAGGAGACATAGTCCTGTGGCCCTGCAATTATTTGTGATAGGAGAAGAATCTGGAAGATTATGAAACAGGTAAAATGACCCAAATCTCCCCCAAGGTTTTAGTTAAGAGCAGAACACTGTGAAATACTAGCaataattttaatgttaatgATAATAATAAGCAATCCTTTTTCatgttgttttcctttaaataaaCTGAGTGGTTCAGAGCTGGAGTAATTAGACTCCCCAATTGACAGCTGTCACACCTTTCCCTGGTGCAAGGCTGCCCTACGTGGTGGACTGCCAGCCAGGCAAACTGCCAGTTGCCCTCATAGCAGCCGGCTGCTTTGAACTCTCCTGGACGCCTTGGGGAACTGAGCTGTGATCAGCTGCTGGCTTCGGAAGCATGGTGCTGGTTCCGGAGTCACATCCCACCCACACGGTGGTTTCAAACAGCTTGCAAGAGACGTAGTGCTCGCCTCTCTGAACTCTAGATGACCCTGTGACCATTTGTACTCACACCAGAGGAGAGCCTTCTCTTGTTGGACTGTGAATGAAGGACTGTGTGGGGTTGGTGCGACCACAGCTACTTGCATGAAGCGTTGCTTCTGATTGGTGCCAGCAGCCTTGCCATGCCCCTTTCTGGATATCTAAGTCTGCCTTCCAGCTATCTTCTTGAGTGTGCTTAGAGGTTGTGGTACCCTTACTGTGGAGGCCAGTGGGATGCTAGTCCAGACCAGTGAGAGACACCAAGGCAGAGCAAGTGTAGAACCTAGACATTCTGAAGCCTCCAGAAGCCGGGCCCCAGCCTGAAAGCTCTTGACATGAACAGGGTTACCGCGGCTTCCCAGAGCTGGGCTGAGGTGGGTTAAAGCCCAGAGCAACAGAGCCTTCATCTTGAGCACCTGGAAACCCGCCCAAAGTCTTTGGCTTCTAcatacccacccccacctccccaacttgctttgtaaCTCAGACTGGCTTCAGATGtgccacctgctcctgcctcagcctcccaggtgctagaatAAAAGGTACGTACTGATACACCGACTTTCTAGTCAATAATTTCTAGCCACGAAGAACAAAAGGTTCCCACCCCACTTatcctagtttgatttctgttgctatactaaacaccatggccaaagacaagttggggaggaaagatttGGTTCAGTGTAGGAGCTTGGAGGAATTATGCTAATTGGCTTGCTACCTGCATCAGTAGAATGCTAGCATTCTCCTACAGCTCAGGGATGGTACTCAGTGGACTGAGCCCTGCTCCATCAACTAGCGATTAAGACATGCTCAGGGGCCCATCTGATAATggcagttcttcagttgaggtccCTTCTTCCCAGGTATATCAAATCAATAACCAAGAAGCAGAGCCATTACACAACTCATTGATACTATCACAAAACAAAGTGTAGCCATAGTGACCTACATAATGTCTGCCTGTAGGCACAGTCAGATCATTGCTAAGAGCAGGTAGGACACAGGTCAGCCTGCTGCAAAGCAAAACCCACGTAGACTAAAAATAACATCTTCTAAAAAGAGGTAGGGGTGGTCCTGACTCAGGGGAAACCCAAAGAGACCCAGAGCAGTCAGAATGCCAGCACAAGGTTAAAGGAGAGGtatgggggggtgggagggagtcaAGAAGTGCAGTGGCTGtaaggggggagggggtggagaagGGGGCGTGTCCTGTGAGTGCAGTGGGAGAGATAGGAAAGAGGCAGCTTGGCCCTTCCTCGGCACAGGTGGATGAAGGAAGGAAATTTGGATGGCTGGGACAGACTGGAGCGGTGGGGGCGTGAGTCAGACTGCAGAACAACCAGATCAGTGACAATGACACAACATGCAGGCACAAAACAAAGTTTGTTAGCTCCCCAGGGCGTGATtgacagaagaaggaagaccacctGGGATGCCACAGCAAGGCGTGGTTGGAATGGCCTTCATCTGGACTCCCCAGGGCTCCCCAGGGCCGCTCTTGTCACCGGTTGACAGAGTAGCTCTGACTCACTGGGGATGCTGGTGTTCCTTCTGGCCTGACAGATCCCTGAGCTGggcccttctccctttctctcccctcctggACATCCTGACTCCATGGAAAGTCTGGGTGCATGGCTGAAGCTCCCAACACTACACTGAACTGAGGATGTCCCTCACAGTTGCCAAAGTAGAGTGGGCTGAGTCCCCTTTCTAGCCCCTATGttagaaatgttttattaatttagttTTGCTGTTACTTATTATGTGTATATAGGACCAGGTTACACACATGACATTgtgtacatatggaggtcagaaaacattCAGCGAGAGGCAGTTTTCgactaccaagtgagttccagggattggTGGTGGTCacacttggcagcaagcactcttacctgctgagtcatctcaccagtccTCAAACATGTTTTAAATGTGACTGTGGTCATTAGGGTTGCATGCAGAATCCATGTGCTGTCATTAAGGGTATACACTCATTAAGGAGACTACATTCCAGGTTAACTCAGCTGGCTGATAGGGATTTCGAGCCGTCTTCATCATtggtatcataatcattagaaggctcaggatctgtgtccagtTGATGAACCGATCTTTCAGGCAGCCATAgggctccattttctttttgtgaaataCCACAGACAGAACCTCGCCCCTGTATTAAATACCTGATCATGATGATGATCATGCCATATGCCGGTAAGTGGATCCTTCCATTTCATGTAGGCATAAGCATGCCTAGTTGCAGGGTGCCATAGACAgcattatgttgcaaagcaagctaaGAGGCAGTCTgttcctgtaggaaattgcaggtGCAGCAAGGCGGACGACTCCACCCAGGTCGGTGGAAGACTAActggcaaacacttaaggtctatttagcctgctcaaggctggggggaAGAGCACAATTATCCCCATCTGGGAGGAGCCGGGAACTGAGAGCAGAGCTCTTTCTCTGCTGTACCATTGGACACTAAAACAGCCATAGACATGCATCCTTCAGCTGAAGAGGCCAGGAGATATTTCTTTTGGGTGCCCATGGTGTGAGTTGGTGACTCTTAAGTTTGGGCCCCTGGACTGTGGTTCCCGGACTTGTGCATAAGGGAATCGTATTACATTCCTGTTTTCCATTCTCCACCCTGACGTCACCCTGGCGCTTTTGGAGAGGAACAGATTGTCTCTTCAAGCCCTACTCATGTCAGCACAGGCCTGTTTTGCTG
It contains:
- the Klf15 gene encoding Krueppel-like factor 15; amino-acid sequence: MVDHMLPVDETFSSPKCPVGYLGDRLAGRQPYHMLPSPISEDDSDVSSPCSCASPDSQAFCSCYSAGPGPEAQGSILDFLLSRATLGSGGGNGGVGDSSGPVTWGSWRRTSVPVKEEHFCFPEFLSGDPDDVSRPFQPTLEEIEEFLEENMEAEVKEAPEDGSRDLETCSQLSAGSHRSHLHPESAGRERCTPPPGGASGGGAQGAGEGPAQDGPLPVLLQIQPVAVKQEAGAGPASPGQAPESVKVAQLLVNIQGQTFALLPQVVPSSNLNLPSKFVRIAPVPIAAKPIGSGSLGPGPAGLLVGQKFPKNPAAELLKMHKCTFPGCSKMYTKSSHLKAHLRRHTGEKPFACTWPGCGWRFSRSDELSRHRRSHSGVKPYQCPVCEKKFARSDHLSKHIKVHRFPRSSRAVRAIN